One Sparus aurata chromosome 5, fSpaAur1.1, whole genome shotgun sequence genomic window carries:
- the LOC115581007 gene encoding transmembrane protein 248 has product MMGVWQPMTNLRDYVSQNPPWVTFFLCLLSLAVSFTCLSSYTFTNTLPNPDTATDWNRLLSSLSQFQLCVKANASSSEPVSPVPSPLMDRDTSVDSTGTPSVTSLRLKVPLTVTTTSNSGPLKDLCLHTTMRAKQLNLGGDELVNLTLELSGNDIYSCLTISAPKHVLPMSLLPPKCPATEKNISPIHVEASNPAPTASQTCYSLRSKNDRTLTVMLTEEERNVAVRHVLEFSVCLLGVCVILCVAACLTQSAIRRYNRNGLDLQNEPLMDS; this is encoded by the exons ATGATGGGTGTCTGGCAGCCGATGACCAATCTTCGAGATTATGTTTCCCAGAATCCTCCATGGGTGACATTTTTCCTGTGCCTGTTGAGTCTGGCTGTCTCATTCACCTGCCTCAGCTCTTACACCTTCACCAACACTCTGCCTAACCCTGACACAGCAACG GACTGGAACCGTCTCCTGTCCTCCTTATCACAGTTCCAGCTGTGTGTGAAAGCCAACGCAAGTTCGTCTGAGCCTGTCTCACCTGTCCCCTCTCCTCTGATGGACAGAGACACTTCAGTTGATTCCACAGGGACTCCCTCTGTCACCAGTTTGCGGCTCAAGGTTCCTCTCACTGTGACTACCACCTCAAACAGTGGCCCTTTAAAAGACCTTTGTCTCCACACGACCATGAGAGCCAAGCAACTAAATCTTGGAg GCGACGAGCTTGTTAATTTGACTCTAGAGTTGTCTGGAAATGACATCTACAGCTGTCTCACCATAAGTGCCCCGAAACACGTCCTGCCCATGAGCCT ACTTCCGCCAAAGTGCCCTGCAACTGAGAAAAACATTTCACCCATTCACGTGGAAGCGAGCAACCCGGCGCCTACAGCGTCACAAACCTGCTACAGTCTACGCTCCAAGAATGACCGTACACTCACAGTCATGTTAACAGAG GAGGAGCGGAATGTGGCAGTGCGACATGTGTTGGAATTCAGCGTGTGTCTGCTGGGAGTCTGTGTGATTCTCTGTGTCGCTGCTTGTCTGACACAATCCGCCATTCGCCGCTACAACAGGAATGGACTGGATCTACAAAAT gAGCCTTTGATGGACAGCTGA